CCACCTAATAGCACCCAAAATAGAGAACTCCAAAGCGTATTGATGTGACCTAGTACTTCAATAGCAACGATAGAATATAAAGCACCCAAAACGTTTAAACCACCTGTAAATACAAACCAAAACCAACCAACAGCAGCTCCTAAATGTTTCTTCTCAGCTCTATATGAAATCCAAACTAAAAATGAATAAGCAAACAATGGATAACCAAACCCTCTTAATGCATATGCAGGTATCATTAATGCGAGGTTCTCTGATGGAATCGCAAATCCAACAAAGAATATTGTTCCTAAAACGTATAACAATAATCCAAGTGACATTGTTTTCTTGCCACCAAGTGATTCAGCAAGTACCCCACTGAACCAACTTGATATTGCTATTGTCACACCATAACTTGCAAATAGCATACTTGTTTCTTTAATAGAAAAACCATGACTATGTAACCATGGACTAAGCCATCCAATCTCTAACCCGTCCCCCATCATAAAAATAAGAATTCCTATATAACCCCATATAATTTTCTTAGGCATACCTATTACAGTTAGATTTGTATTCATAATAATTAACCCCCTTTTTTCCTTTTACCAGTTGTATTTTAAGTAAGTTTTTTTCCAACCTTTATGAGCGGCTGCATCATCCATTGCTCGATTTAAATCTTTGATTTCTCTAATATCATAATATGTCTCAGGAATTAATTTACGCAATGCTTTTTGATAGTTTGGATTATCAAAATGAGAAATTAATTGTTCAAATTCTTTCTTTGTACTTCGTGAACTTCCTGATAGAGTAAGGCCTTTTTCAAGAACATCTCTTGTATTAATTCCTACCAAATCCTCTGTTACACCCATTAACACAATTTGTCCTTGTCGATCTATTAAATCAATTGCTTGGTTAATCGCTGATTCTGAGAATTTTCCACCTGTACACTCAAATACCGTATGAACACCTGATTCATTGGTAAAATCATAATCAAATACTAAATGTGTTGTGGCAAAATCATTAAATTCTTTTAATTTTTCTTCAACAGCTCCAAAAACAATTAAATTTTCTTTTTCAATACCGTGTATAAAATGTAGTGCTGTTGCTGATAAATAGCCTACTGGGCCATCACCAAATACTGCAACTTTTGGTGAATTTTTAGTTGTAATGTCCTGAAGCTGATTAATTGGAAATAAAGATACTGAACATAATTCCGCTAAAAGTGCTACATCTTCATCTAAATCACTAGGAATTTTTACAACATTATCACCATGAATAACAAGTTTGCTTTGGCAAATACCATCAAATCCACTTCCCATAAACAAAGCATTTTCATCATAGTTATCTTGTAAATCTGTACTTGCAAATTCTCCTTTTTGTAAGCGTGAAGGAATGTTAGG
This region of Staphylococcus sp. IVB6240 genomic DNA includes:
- a CDS encoding alcohol dehydrogenase catalytic domain-containing protein, with the protein product MSKKIESKAYRLIKPGQFEEMMIEHDFSDKDIIVKPTKASVCHADLRYYTGNRRPEALKKKLPMALFHEGIGIVEASNHEDIKIGDKVVIVPNIPSRLQKGEFASTDLQDNYDENALFMGSGFDGICQSKLVIHGDNVVKIPSDLDEDVALLAELCSVSLFPINQLQDITTKNSPKVAVFGDGPVGYLSATALHFIHGIEKENLIVFGAVEEKLKEFNDFATTHLVFDYDFTNESGVHTVFECTGGKFSESAINQAIDLIDRQGQIVLMGVTEDLVGINTRDVLEKGLTLSGSSRSTKKEFEQLISHFDNPNYQKALRKLIPETYYDIREIKDLNRAMDDAAAHKGWKKTYLKYNW